The Penaeus monodon isolate SGIC_2016 unplaced genomic scaffold, NSTDA_Pmon_1 PmonScaffold_11197, whole genome shotgun sequence genome includes a region encoding these proteins:
- the LOC119568861 gene encoding uncharacterized protein LOC119568861, translating to MMVSEEHVCALLGMIIILLTLMITFFVYKEIKISKSIRGCTSPIARNASFMGGMPSANSSRMEAGGGDRDAWDRTLSALEDLVTTHCRQIKKPLLVKNDPKLDIFNGKGMVRGWIRKAERILAQMPGEDEDKVRYVLNHIDGAAADRLYNCGIEWRNVSEIFGELMKVYGKKTSVWEMYERMAARKQKNDETVWAFLDAILEIGDEFQHQGNRIDEKLIGECMARNLEKPVLGMKLKNRIDERPEDSLEQWVEWIATKEQEWKCFTRSREIRERDEENKDERMRCYNCGEKGHVSRWCSNEGYHLKRSRSNERNWRSSGTESQANNNYKSRAGNSEGPAEM from the coding sequence ATGATGGTATCTGAAGAACACGTCTGTGCATTACTGggaatgatcattattttattgactCTAATGATTACGTTTTTCGTGTATAAGGAGATAAAAATTAGCAAGTCTATAAGGGGATGCACTAGCCCTATTGCTAGAAATGCTAGCTTCATGGGAGGTATGCCGAGTGCGAATTCAAGTAGAATGGAAGCTGGCGGTGGTGATCGTGACGCGTGGGATAGAACATTGAGCGCCTTAGAAGATTTGGTTACAACTCATTGTAGACAGATTAAAAAGCCTCTTTTGGTCAAAAATGACCCTAAATTAGACATTTTTAACGGGAAGGGTATGGTACGAGGCTGGATTAGAAAAGCGGAGAGAATTTTAGCGCAGATGCCGGGCGAAGACGAGGATAAGGTACGTTACGTCTTGAACCACATTGACGGGGCAGCGGCGGATAGACTTTATAATTGCGGCATTGAGTGGAGGAATGTAAGTGAGATATTTGGAGAATTGATGAAGGTATACGGGAAGAAAACCTCAGTTTGGGAAATGTATGAACGAATGGCCGCGAGGAAACAAAAGAACGACGAAACCGTGTGGGCATTTTTGGATGCAATATTGGAGATCGGTGATGAGTTTCAACATCAAGGAAACCGAATCGATGAAAAATTGATTGGGGAATGCATGGCTAGGAATCTAGAGAAACCGGTACTTGGAATGAAACTAAAAAATAGGATAGATGAAAGACCAGAAGATAGCCTTGAGCAGTGGGTAGAATGGATTGCGACAAAAGAACAAGAGTGGAAGTGTTTTACTCGgagtagagagataagagaaagagacgaagaaaataagGATGAGAGGATGAGGTGTTATAACTGTGGAGAGAAGGGTCATGTATCTCGGTGGTGCTCGAATGAAGGATACCATCTTAAAAGAAGTAGAAGTAATGAAAGGAATTGGCGGTCGTCTGGGACAGAAAGTCAGgccaacaacaattataaatcGCGAGCGGGAAACTCAGAAGGCCCTGCGGAGATGTAG